The window TGTGGGATTTGCGGCCACAAGCCTGTTTGACGCCGGAAATGCGGTGATGTGCACCGGGATGACTTATACTCTGGCCAGCATGGTCATAGGAGAAGAGGAAAAGCCTTCTATAAAAAAGGTGGTGCTTAAGCTGTTTTCCTCGGCTCCTTTTGATGCTTATGTCCTTATGACTGTTTTAAGCATATTAAATATTAAGCTGCCTTCTGTCCTGATCAGCCTTGCGGATACAGCAGGCGGAGCCAATGCGTTTCTTGCTCTCTTAATGATTGGAATCGGTTTTGAGATCCGTATGGAAAAGGAAAAAATGAGCCAGATTTTCAGAATATTAGGGGTGCGGTATATCATCGGGGTATTAATGGCAGTTGGATTTTACTATCTGGCGCCCTTTGGGCTGGAGGTGCGCCAGGCGCTGGCCATTGTGTCCTTAGGCCCTGTATCGTCGGTGGCACCTGCTTTTACCGGTGCTTTAAAGGGGGATATCGAGACGGCAAGCGCAGTTAATTCTTTGTCAATTGTGATCAGCATAGCTGCGATCACGGCAGCTCTGATCATTCTTTTGTGAAAATTTTTTTTATGACGCTTGACAAACAGCTTAACCGTGCTATAATCTAAAATTATAAAGCAATACAGAAAAAGCATTGACAAGACCAGTATCATATCAGGAAAGGCCAGAGAGAGGCGTGTTTGGTGGAAGCGCTTTACGGGAATGACATGAGAAGACCAGCTTGGAGCGTCCCTTAATGGGGAACGGTGACTCCGTTATCGTCGTAAGAAGTGGTTTGGACATTTATTTTGTTCACTCAAAAAGGGTGGAACCGCGATTTCTTTGAATAGAATCGTCCCTTTCTGTATGGAAACATACGGAAAGGGGCTTTTTTTGTAGAAAAGTTCTCTGAACTTCTCTGCAAAATAAAAATGCTCCGCTGTGGATGTGCACTGCGGCGTAAGCGGTGGATGCCGTTATGCGACCGCCGCAGACGCAAGAGTTTGCTTCGCAAACTCTTTATTCTTCACAATAATAATAAGAAAAGGAGATTGATGGAAAATGAAGATTACGTTAAAAGACGGCTCAGTCAAGGAATATGAACATGCAATGTCAGTGATTGACATCGCTTCTGATATAAGCGAAGGCCTGGCCAGAAATGCCTGCGCAGGCGAAGTGGATGGAAAGGTTGTAGATTTGAGGACAGTGGTTGAAGAGGACTGCAGTTTAAGCATTCTCACGGTAAACGATCCTGCAGGTCTTTCTGCTTACCGCCATACAGCAAGCCACATCCTGGCTCAGGCAGTAAAAAGGCTGTATCCTCAGGCAAAGCTTGCCATCGGACCTTCCATTGAAAATGGGTTTTATTATGATTTTGATATCCCATCCTTTTCAAGAGAAGATCTGGATAAAATTGAAAACGAGATGAAGAAGATCATAAAGGAAGGGACAAAAATTGAGCGCTTTACCCTTCCAAGAGAAGAAGCAATCAAATTCATGGAGGAAAAGGGCGAGCCTTATAAGGTAGAGCTGATCCAGGATCTTCCGGAAGGTGCGGAGATTTCTTTCTACCGCCAGGGCGAATTTACGGATCTTTGTGCAGGACCTCACCTGATGAGCACAAAGCCCATCAAGGCATTTAAGCTCACTTCTTCCTCAGGAGCATACTGGAGAGGCAGCGAGAAGAATGCCATGCTGACCCGTGTATACGGCACTGCTTTCGCCAAAAAGGAAGAGTTAAATGAATATCTGGAATATCTGGCAAATATCAAAAACCGGGATCATAACAAGCTGGGCCGTGACTTGGAGATTTTTGCAACAGTGGATGTAATCGGCCAGGGACTTCCTCTTTTGATGCCAAAGGGTGCAAAAATTGTCCAGACCATGCAAAGATGGATCGAGGATGAAGAAGAGAAGCGGGGATATATGAGAACAAAGACCCCTCTCATGGCAAAGAAGGACTTATACATCATTTCCGACCACTGGGATCATTACAAGGAAGGCATGTTTGTTCTGGGAAATGAGGAAACGGATGATGAAGTATTTGCCCTCCGTCCAATGACCTGTCCGTTCCAGTACTATGTTTATAAACAAAGCCAGAAATCCTACAGGGATCTGCCTTGCAGATACGGCGAGACTTCCACCCTGTTCCGCAACGAGGATTCCGGCGAAATGCACGGATTGACCCGTGTACGGCAGTTTACTATTTCCGAAGGCCATTTAATCGTACGCCCTGACCAGATTGAAGAAGAGTTTAAGGGCTGCGTGGATCTGGCGAAATACTGTCTCACAACTCTTGGCCTGGAAGGCGACGTGACCTATCAGATGTCCAAATGGGATCCAAACAAGGCAGATCATTATCTGGGAACACCGGAAATGTGGGATGAAGTGGAAGGCATGATGAGAAAGATCCTGGACCACATCGGAATCCAGTATACGGAAGCTGCGGGAGAAGCGGCATTCTACGGGCCAAAGCTGGATATTCAGGCAAAGAACGTATACGGCAAGGAAGATACCATGATCACCATTCAGCTTGACATGTTCTTAGCGGAGCGTTTTGATATGAGCTTTGTAGATAAGGATGGAACAAAGAAACGTCCTTATATCATCCACAGAACTTCCATGGGCTGCTATGAAAGAACCCTTGCATGGCTGATTGAAAAATACGAAGGAGCATTCCCAACCTGGTTATGTCCGGAGCAGGTGCGCGTTCTTCCTATTTCTGAAAAATATCATGAATATGCAGGGAAGGTTGCGTCTCAGTTAAAGGAAAACGGCATTCTGGCAACGGTTGACGAGCGTGCGGAAAAAATCGGATATAAAATCCGTGAAGCGCGTTTGTCAAAGCTTCCTTATATGCTGGTAGTAGGCCAGAAGGAGGAAGAAGATGGTGTTGTATCTGTCCGCAGCCGTTTCAACGGCGATGAGGGACAGCGCCCGCTTTCCGATTTTATTGATGATATCTGCCGTGAGATCCGCACAAAGGAAATCAAAAAGGTAAATGTAACAGAAGAAGCAAAATAAACAGAACTTGTCATGGTTCATGAAAACAGCGAGAGAAAGGCTTGTGAGAATAGTTTCCTTTTTCAAGGTGCATACTACTCCTGAAACATCATTTTAAGTAAGAATATCAGGAGGAAATGGGCCATGACAAAATTAGACTGTAATGTAACAAGCTGTCTTCACAATTCCGATAATTATTGCTGCAAGTCCGCCATCATCGTAGAGGGATCTCAGGCAAAGGACAGCTATGATACCTGCTGCGGAAGCTTTGATGAGAATAAGGACGGTACCTTCCATAACTTGTTCAAAACTCCGGAAAGCCGCCTGGAGGTGGACTGCGAGGCTGTCAACTGCGTATACAATGAAGGCCGACACTGTTCAGCAGAGCACATCGGAATTGCAGGAGACGGTGCAAGCTCATCAGAGCATACCGAATGTTCAACTTTTAAAACCAGATAAACCTGCGGAAATAAAATGCGCCAGGATAAGTCCTGACGCATTTTATTTTGAACAGGCTGCCGGTCATAAAATCATAACAAAGGTTCCCGCTGTAATCAGAAGGATTCCTATAAGCTTATTCATGGTGAATTGTTCGTGGAGTATGAGAAAAGCCAAAAGAACGGTGAGAACAATGCTCAGTTTATCCACAGGAACCACCTTGGAAGCTTCCCCTATTTGAAGGGCTTTGTAATAGCAGATCCAGGAGAGGCCGGTGGCAAGGCCGGACAGGATGAGAAAAAGCCAGCTTTTTCTGCTGATTTCGGAAAGTCCGGTCTGGGCTCCCGTTAGAAAAACGATCATCCAGGCCATGAGTACCACCACAACCGTCCGGATGGCCGTAGCCAGATTGGAATTGACTCCTTCAATTCCCATTTTAGCCAGAATGGAAGTAAAGGCGGCAAAAATGGAAGAAAGAAGAGCGAAAACAAACCACATATCATGCCTCCTGATGTTTTTATTTTATTACATATTATGATTGTAGCCCTGATGTTGGGAAGTTGCAAGAAAAATATTATAAGGAAAGTATGCATGCTTTGAAAAATATGTTGACAGAAAGCTAAATATATAGTATTATAACATAAGTTGTGAAAACAGCAAACAGGAAAGTAGGTATCCGCCTCACCACGGCACGAGTAAGTGTCCCTGGTTCATAGCCTTTGGTACATAGGTGTACTTTATGGAGACTTTGGTGGTGGATAGCGTTTGTCTATCTACTTTTTTTATGCCTATGGGCAAGCAATGTGGAATCCAGCCAACACACACTATATAATGGAGGTGCACGACAATTAGCGATTTAATGATTAATGAACAGATCAGAGATAAGGAAGTTCTGTTGATTGGTGAAAACGGAGAAAAATTAGGGATCATGTCTACCAGGGATGCTTTGCAGATGGCAAAGGAAGCAGAACTGGATCTGGTTAAGATTGCTCCGACTGCAAAACCACCGGTTTGTAAGATTATTGATTATGGTAAATATCGTTATGAACTGGCAAGGAAAGAAAAAGAAGCTAAAAAGAAACAGAAGGTAATCGAAGTAAAGGAAGTTCGTTTATCTCCTAACATTGACACCAACGATTTAAACACGAAGATGAGCGCCGCAAGGAAGTTCCTCGAAAAGGGAGATAAAGTTAAGGTAACCTTACGTTTCAGAGGTCGTGAGATGGCGCATATGTCAAAGTCAAGGTATATTTTGGATGACTTCGCTGAGAAGTTAGCCGATATTGCGGTTATTGACAAGCCAGCTAAGGTGGAAGGAAGAAGCATGATTATATTTTTGAATGCAAAACGCCAGTAGAACATTATCAAGGAGGAAAATACAATGCCTAAATTAAAAACAAGCAAATCAGCTGCAAAACGCTTTAAAGTTACAGGAACAGGAAAGCTTGTAAGAAATAAAGCTTACAAATCTCACATCTTAACTAAGAAATCTACTAAGAGAAAAAGAAACCTTAGAAAAGATATCGTTACCGATGCAACCAACGCAAAAGTAATGAAGAAGATTTTACCATATTTATAGGATCTTAAGTTAAGAAGGAGGAAAAACTGATGGCAAGAATTAAAGGCGGTATGAACGCTAAGAAAAAACATAACAGAGTGTTAAAGATGGCTAAAGGCTATAGAGGCGCTCGTTCCAAACAGTATAGAGTAGCAAAGCAGTCCGTTATGAGAGCATTAACAAGCTCTTATGCAGGCAGAAAAGAAAGAAAGAGACAGTTCAGACAGTTATGGATTGCCCGTATTAACGCTGCAGCCCGTATCAATGGTGTATCTTACAGTGTATTTATGCACGGCTTAAAGTTAGCTGGAGTTGATTTAAACAGAAAAGTTCTGGCTGACATGGCAGTGAATGATGCAGAAGGCTTCGCAAAATTAGCAGAGCTGGCAAAATCCAAAGTGGCTTAATTGAGTATACAAGCCCCGTAAACCTCGTGTTTGCGGGGCTTTTTTTGCCCTCAAGTACCGAGAAATGAAAAAAATTGATTCGTGATATACAAATAATATAATTAGTATATGGCAAGCTTCCTTTAATGAAGAGATTCAAACCGCCGGCAGACTATGCCATAGTTTTGGACGGTAGGAACATATGGGACTTTTTCGGCGCAAAGCCGGCAAGCAGGTTCGTGTTTCTTTTTCATTGAAAAAGCTTCCCCATATATGTGATTACACTATGCCGGAATATAGATCAAAGTACAAAAAAACGGTGCCAGGAGGTTAGAAGAGCGAAATTAGGATTCCCCGGAGAGCCGGAAAAAAGAATATAAGGACGCAAAGTAAAATAGATTTCTTTTACATGGATTTAAAAGAAGCCTGTTTTGCTGAAGATGGGGTTGTAACCTGTCAGAGTGTTATTTAAAGCTTAGTTTTAATTGAAAAAATCCAATAAGTGAAGAGTAAATATCCCATAAAAAGGAATGCTTGGAGAATTTATTATCACTGTTTAGACAGACCCGGCAAAATCAGGTTTTTTTGCTGCAATAATATCCCGGCAACATGGTGCAATTGAGCAGCAGTATTAATGTATGAATGATTTTCATGCAGTATTATCTGCAGCCAAACTGGGAGTGTTATAAAGTAAAGCCTGGTACTAGTACTTTTAAAGAGTAAATTGGATAAATTGTTTTTCATTAAATCACCTCAAAAATATAGTGCGCTGAGTGAAAAATAATAATACAGGAAGTATTTGGAAGAATAAAGAAAGATGACTCTTTGTGGTATCTTACAAACCAGGTCAATAAAAAATTCATAAGCAAGAATCAGTTAATAAGCCTATTTCGTTAGGTAAAAATAAGGCAAAAGCAGTATCCTAATTTTATAGAATACTGCTTTTGGATTAAAATATTGTTTTACTATTCATGATTCCATACGACAAAACAAAACGGGTGATCAGCAGGATCAAGCATAGTAACCCATTCCTCACCGCCATATTGCCCGTTAGCAATTCTGGCACCTAACTCAATCGCTTTTTCCGTTGCTTCTTTTAATTCACTTTTATCTGTTACTGCAAAATCCAAATGTGACATCATCTGTTGCTGCCCTGGCTGTGAGGGCCATGTGGGAGAGATGTAGTTTTTATCATATTGAAAAGCGATTCCAATATCCTCTTCCATTGAATGTATCCCAACAAAAGTATCTATTTCAAAGACTACTGGCCAATGCAAAAGTCCTGTGTAAAAAGACAGTAATTGGGGTATATTACGGCATTCTAATATTATTGTTTTTAATTTTATATCCATATGAACAAAGCCTCTTCTGTTTTTCTTAATTGTAACAAGAGTAGTTGTTGTTTGAAACCTCAATAACAATTATAAATGACTATGAGCATAATTCTGCTGTTATGCAAAATAGCAAACAACAGCTATAAATGGCAATTCTGAATATCAGGGTTATTTGCCCAGGCAGAATCACCCTGTTTTTCTCTTTTTGGGCAACTGGTACAGTATCTGATTCTATTCATTTTAATGTATGTGATTGTGATTCCTGTATGAATGAATGCTGTACCTATCTGGTTGTAGTTACATTTAATGTCAGTCCTGTTATCGGTGGTATAACACTCAGCGCCATTGTTACCGAAAATGGCTGTGAATGCTAAGAGCCGGCCTGGCTGGATCGGCCGGAGACACCGGACAAACTGGCCCGTCTGTGAATTTTTATTACATAATTAACATGGCTTATCTTTATAACACCAAAACCAATCGATACAATTTAAATTTGATATTTGAGGCTCATTGGCACGTTCTAACAATTGATCATAGGTGCGGGGAGGTGGAGTCATTACAGGTTTGCCCGGATCCCAGTTTGCAGGGGTGACGACACCACATTTATCTGATATTTGAAGGGCAGTTAACAAACGGAGTATTTCACAAATGTTTCTGCCATTTGTTAAAGGATAAATTAGAATTGCACGTATTTTCTGATTTGGATCAATGAGATAAACATTTCGTACAGTCTCTTGCGTAGAGGTATCGGGAGCAATCATGCCATAAAGGTTTGCAACTTCGGCCATACGATCTGCAATTATTGGAAAAGGAATTTGAATACCTGTTAACTGATAAATTTGATTTACCCATGCCAGGTGAGAAGAGTTACTGTCTATGCTCAGTCCGATTAGTTTTGTATTTAATAATTCAAACTGATCGTTTGCTTGTGCAAAAGCGACAAATTCAGTAGTACAAACAGGAGTAAAGTCACCTGGATGAGAAAACAGAACAACCCAGTATCCTTTATAATCCGATAGTCTTATAGGCCCGAATGTTGTCACAGCAGTAAAATCAGGAGCTGTCATACCAATGCTTACGTTCATAAATGTACCTAAAAAATAGATTTAGATATTATATGACAGTATAAATAGCGTGTTTCAAGTTATTACAATTTTAATTTTAAATAAATTAAATCATTGTTAATTGGTCCAATACTGAGCCTGGTATAGCCGGCAGGCTGACCAGGCAGTCAGCACTGCCTTCCACAGCATGCACATCTTTTCTTCCGGTCCCATATAATAAGATATAAAATTAATAAAAGAGGTGCAATATGAGTTGTTTTTGGGGCGGCTGTAATAACAACTGCAGACGTAATTGTAACAATAACTGTGGCTGCATTAGTAATAGCGGATGTAATAATAAATGTAATTGTGAAGCTGAAAAAGACGAATGCGAAAAGGAAAGAAGAGAAGCTTATTGTGCAGGTTTTCGGGATGGCTGTAACAGTGCTTCCCGTTGGCGCAACGATGATGATTGCGGATGCTAGTTGATGCAGGATAAGATATAAGCCTGCAGGAAACTTAAGTTTCCGCTCTGGAATGTGACCCCAACAGGCGTTTAAATACCATCCTAACAGGTGAGCGCGTTGAATAACGTGACTGCCGGCAGAAAAATATAATAACACAATCATTGACTATAAATAGCCCCGGGACTTTTGTCTTCGGGGCTATTGTATTTCTGTAAACGACAATTTACTGAAAAATTTCTGATCGTAAGGGATAATATCCATCTTCAAGATCATGTTACGCAGAGAAGGAGGCGCTGAAGTAAAAACGACAACTTTTCCCGTACTGTTCCGTTCCTTGGAGAGTGATGACCTGCTGACAGACAGGCTTGATTTTCTGCCCATCGGCTTCGGCAGCGTTACAAGTATTGGCGGTGTGGGTCCTTCCTGTTTTGACGGCAGAATTTGAAATTTTTTGTTATAAAATTGAAAAACATTTAAAGGAATATGTTCAAAAAAGATATTTTATGATAAAATATTGATAAGTGAATTAAGATACGAGGAGGTGTTACCTGTGATTGCAACAGAACGTAAACGGTATATTATACAGCAGTTAAATGAAAAAGGCATTATTAATTTAAAAGAAATAGCAAAAGAGCTGAAAATATCAGAGATTACAGCACGCCGTGATTTTGAAAAACTGGAAGCAGAAGGCAAGCTGAAACGGGTCCTGGGCGGAGCTACTTTGGACACGGACCAGGAGATGGCCCCAGATGGAGCAGAACTTACAATGAAAGAGAAGAAAATGCTTCATAAAAAGGAAAAGGAACGGATCGCTGAGTTTGCAGCCCAATTTGTTCAGGATGACGACAGCGTATTCCTGGATGCGGGGACTTCCATGGTTCCTCTCATGCGGATACTTGAGAAAAGAAAAATCAAAATAGTAACATACAACGAACTGTTGATCAGCAGCATTCACAATCCGGTTGCCGAGATATTTGTGGTAGGCGGGCAGCACCGCCCCTATTACAGCATGAACGTAGGCCCTGTTGCTCAGGATGTGCTGAAGCAGTTTTATTTTAACAAAGCATTTCTGGGCTGCTCCGGCGTGGATTTTTCCCAGGGAATGGTATATACTACGGAGATGGAGAGCCTTCTTATGAAGAGGATTGCTTTGGAGAATGCATATGAGTCCTATCTCCTGGTGGATCACAGCAAGATCGGCAGACGGAATTATTTGAAGCTGGCTGAAACCTCTGCCTTTACCAGCATAATCTGTGATAAAAGAGGGGATGAGGAAGACCGCGGTTATCCGGAAAATGTTAAAATTATATAGATTTTATTGAAATGTGTACACAAACAATAGAAATGTCATGTCGGACAATAATCATTCTTTCTGACATGACTTTCTTATTACATATAAATGATAAAAAATGATAATTCAATGATTTGTATTATAAAAAAAGATAAAAAATGATAAAAAATGATTGAGATTGAATGTGAGGTGTGTTATAATGTACTTATCATAGAAGGAAACCAAAAAACGAGGAGGATTCATAATGAAAACGCAGGACCCTAGGAAAAGAAAGATTCTTGAATCGTTCAAAGGCGGGTTGATTGTATCCTGCCAGGTTCAGCAGGATGATCCCATTTACAGCAACGATATTGTGGTGAAAATGGCACAAGCCGCTGAATGGGCGGGAGCGGTGGGAATCAGAGCCAATTCCCCGAAACAGATCCGGGCGATCCGGGCAGCGGTGGACCTTCCCATCATCGGCCTGTATAAGATCTGGCATGATGATACGGAGGTGTTTATTACACCGACCCTGGAAGCGGCAAAGGAGGTATGGGAGGCAGGGGCTGATATCATCGCCATGGACTGTACGGAACAGATCACTCATGAAAAGACGGCTGCTTATGAGCTGATTTCAAAGGTAAAAGAAGCAATTCCGAAAGCAATGACCTTTGCGGACATCTCTACATATGATGAGGCAAAACGCGCGGTTGAATTGGGCGCAGATTTAGTAGGGCCTACGCTTTACGGGTATACGGCGGCGACAAAAGATATTGAATTGCCTGATTTAAGAGAATTTGCGAGAATGTGCAGAGATTTTGGAGATAATGCTTATATGGTTATGGAAGGCCATATCTACACCCCGGAGGATGCGATGAAATGCATGTTTCTGGGAGCACATACGGTGGTGGTGGGAAGTGCCATTACCAGGCCTCATCTTACTGCAAAGCGTTTTGTGGATCTTCTAAGCGGTTACCAGAACAACTGGAGGGAAGCAGAAAGAAGCAAGCATATATGCAGCGTCTTATGACGGCCGGGTCAGAATCTGTGAAATAAACCGGGCACATAGGAGCCTGGCGCCAGGGGAGTGTGCCGGTTTCTGTTCTGGTTTTTTAGGGCAGGAGAAACGGCAGCAGAGAATGATGGAGGAACAGATTGTTTTGCTTGGAGTATGGCAACTAAAAAACATTATAAATGTTATAGGAGGGAATATGTTTTTAAGAGTAGACGACCGTTTGGTACATGGGCAGGTAGTAACTGCATGGCTGAAGCAGCTGAAAGCAAAGGTGATCATCGCTGTTGATGATACGGCGGCAACGAATATAATTATCACCAAGGCTTTGAAAATGGCAACTCCCAAAAATGTGGAGCTGGTTGTTGCAACCGTGGAGGATGGGATGAAGGTCCTGTCAAAGTACAATGAAAATGAAGTGATGATTATCACGAAAGCGCCGGTAACGGCAAAGCGGATCATAGACGCCAATCCCGATTATAAGTGGACCGTAAATGTTGGGAATGTGGGCATGGCGGGAGGAAGAAAAAAGTTCGCCCAGACCGTACATTTGGATGAAGAAAATTATGCGGCCGTATGTGGGTTAAAGGATCACAAAAATGTGGAAATTTTCATGCAGACAGTACCCGGACAGCCGGAAAACCGGTTCTGAGGATAAGGAGGAGAGATTATGACGTTTTTGCAAGCAGTTCTTATTGCACTTTTTGCCTATCTGGCCTGGATTGCCACTCCATGGCTGGGAGGACAGGGAATTTCCTATCATGTGTTTGGAAAACCTCTTGTGGCTGGATTGATTGTAGGTCTTATTATGGGCGATGTGAAAAACGGGATCATTATCGGAGCCACCATCAATGCCTTATATATCGGCGCGGTAACTCCGGGCGGAGCCATGGCATCTGATATTAATATTGCAGGATATGTGGGCACTGCTCTTGCCTTATCAACGGCTGTATCTGCAGAAATGGCTGTTTCCATAGCTGTTCCCCTGGGGCTGGTAGGGACATTTGTATGGCAGCTGTTTGCCACCATCAATTCCTTTCTGGTACATAAAACAGATAAGTATGCGGCGGAGGGCAACGTGGCAAAGCTTACTTTCATGACTCTTGGCCTTCCTCAGATGATTGCTTTTGTACTTCGGTTCATACCGGTATTTTTAGTGTTGTACTTTGGGGCCTCTGCTGCCCAGAATATTGTCCAGTTCATACCGGAGTGGCTTACAAAGATCATCACTGTCATCGGCGGCATGCTTCCTGCGTTAGGTATGGCTGTTCTTCTTAAAATGCTTCTGTCAACACCATCCCTTCTGGGATATTTTATACTCGGTTTTATACTGATTGCAGCACTGGGACTGCCTATCTTTACAGTGGCGTTAATTGGAGCTGCCCTGGCTATGATCAGCATGTTGGGCAAGGCAAATCAAGAGGGGGTTTACTCATGAGCGAAAATCGTGGTAATATAGAAGTAACCAAAAAAGATATATATAAGGTAGGAATCCGCTGGCTGCTGTCCAATACATCTGCATGGAACTGGGAACGTATGCAGAATGTAGCCTTTGCCTGGAGTATGGTTCCTGTTTTAAAAAAGATATGTAAAAACAAAGAAGAAATGGGAGCCGCATTAACCCGCCATATGTCATTCTTTAATACGGAACCTACAATCGGCACTCCATTGGTCGGAGCTGTTGCTGCCATGGAAGTTCAAAGAGCAAAGGGAGAGGATATTCCGGATGATGTTTTTAATGCCATTAAATCCGGCCTCATGGGACCGATGGCCGCATTAGGAGATTCTCTTTTTGCCAGCACCGGCAATGCACTTTTGCTAAGCTTTGGCATGGGGCTGGCGCTGGAAGGAAATGTTCTGGGACCCATTATCTTTATGGTGCTTTGGACGGCCGTTACCTTTGGATTTTCCATGTGGGGCGTCCAGTTTGGATTCCGGGAAGGCCTAAAAATCATGGATTCCGAGATTTTCTCTCCGTCTATGATTGCGAAAGCAACATCCTTTCTTTCCATTCTTGGACTTACCGTAGTCGGAGGACTGTCTGCCCAATTCGTATCTTTGTCCACTCCGATTTCATGGACAAACGGAGAAAGCACCACACAGCTGCAGACAATTTTAAATGGCTTGATGCCTGGCCTGCTTCCATTTATAGTAGTCATGGCCATTTGGTACTTACATGATAAAAAGAACATGTCGGTAATAAAGCTTTTGGTGATTTTAATAATAATCGGAGCTGCCGGTTCGCTTCTGCACATTTTATAGGGAGGAAGAATGGTTAATATTTTAACAATGACCCATGGCGAAATGGCCCAAGGGCTGTATCAGACGGTTAATATGGTAATCGGAGAGCAGGAGAACTTTTCGTATCTGCCATTCCGTCCGGACCAATCTCTTGACAGTCTGATCGGTACATTAAAAAACAAGCTGGAAGAATTCAAAAATGACCTGCCATGTCTGGTGCTGGTTGATTTGTTTGGCGGTTCGCCTTCCAATGCAATTGTACATCTGATAGCGGAGGGATATAATCTGCAGGCAGTGGCTGGAGTCAATCTTCCCATGGTGATAACGGCTTTAACGGAAAGGGAGATGTATTCTTCTGTTGAAGAATTTACCGGATATATCCGGTCTGCCGGCTCAGACGGCGTAGTGAATATTGTGGAAAGATTGATGGAAGAGTAAGTGATAAGAGAACGGACTGCGGATTGAAATTTCGGCAGTCCGTTCTTGTGCTGAAAGCATGAAACTGCGGTGGCTATGGTTAGTTACAGCGTTGCAAGGGGTGTATATTGGGA of the Lacrimispora indolis DSM 755 genome contains:
- a CDS encoding PTS sugar transporter subunit IIA; this encodes MVNILTMTHGEMAQGLYQTVNMVIGEQENFSYLPFRPDQSLDSLIGTLKNKLEEFKNDLPCLVLVDLFGGSPSNAIVHLIAEGYNLQAVAGVNLPMVITALTEREMYSSVEEFTGYIRSAGSDGVVNIVERLMEE
- a CDS encoding N-acetylmannosamine-6-phosphate 2-epimerase, whose product is MKTQDPRKRKILESFKGGLIVSCQVQQDDPIYSNDIVVKMAQAAEWAGAVGIRANSPKQIRAIRAAVDLPIIGLYKIWHDDTEVFITPTLEAAKEVWEAGADIIAMDCTEQITHEKTAAYELISKVKEAIPKAMTFADISTYDEAKRAVELGADLVGPTLYGYTAATKDIELPDLREFARMCRDFGDNAYMVMEGHIYTPEDAMKCMFLGAHTVVVGSAITRPHLTAKRFVDLLSGYQNNWREAERSKHICSVL
- a CDS encoding PTS mannose/fructose/sorbose/N-acetylgalactosamine transporter subunit IIC, which codes for MTFLQAVLIALFAYLAWIATPWLGGQGISYHVFGKPLVAGLIVGLIMGDVKNGIIIGATINALYIGAVTPGGAMASDINIAGYVGTALALSTAVSAEMAVSIAVPLGLVGTFVWQLFATINSFLVHKTDKYAAEGNVAKLTFMTLGLPQMIAFVLRFIPVFLVLYFGASAAQNIVQFIPEWLTKIITVIGGMLPALGMAVLLKMLLSTPSLLGYFILGFILIAALGLPIFTVALIGAALAMISMLGKANQEGVYS
- a CDS encoding PTS system mannose/fructose/sorbose family transporter subunit IID → MSENRGNIEVTKKDIYKVGIRWLLSNTSAWNWERMQNVAFAWSMVPVLKKICKNKEEMGAALTRHMSFFNTEPTIGTPLVGAVAAMEVQRAKGEDIPDDVFNAIKSGLMGPMAALGDSLFASTGNALLLSFGMGLALEGNVLGPIIFMVLWTAVTFGFSMWGVQFGFREGLKIMDSEIFSPSMIAKATSFLSILGLTVVGGLSAQFVSLSTPISWTNGESTTQLQTILNGLMPGLLPFIVVMAIWYLHDKKNMSVIKLLVILIIIGAAGSLLHIL
- a CDS encoding PTS sugar transporter subunit IIB; translation: MFLRVDDRLVHGQVVTAWLKQLKAKVIIAVDDTAATNIIITKALKMATPKNVELVVATVEDGMKVLSKYNENEVMIITKAPVTAKRIIDANPDYKWTVNVGNVGMAGGRKKFAQTVHLDEENYAAVCGLKDHKNVEIFMQTVPGQPENRF
- a CDS encoding DeoR/GlpR family DNA-binding transcription regulator, translating into MIATERKRYIIQQLNEKGIINLKEIAKELKISEITARRDFEKLEAEGKLKRVLGGATLDTDQEMAPDGAELTMKEKKMLHKKEKERIAEFAAQFVQDDDSVFLDAGTSMVPLMRILEKRKIKIVTYNELLISSIHNPVAEIFVVGGQHRPYYSMNVGPVAQDVLKQFYFNKAFLGCSGVDFSQGMVYTTEMESLLMKRIALENAYESYLLVDHSKIGRRNYLKLAETSAFTSIICDKRGDEEDRGYPENVKII